A single region of the Terriglobia bacterium genome encodes:
- a CDS encoding right-handed parallel beta-helix repeat-containing protein, which translates to NILVKGNEIYQNNYAGYSYDWEAGGAKIGSYSTHVTFDSNYVHDNKGPGLHGDIGCDYFVFENNHTARNVGSGIHWEISYHAVIRNNLIEDDGFSPDGTTFWYGGGILVSNSENVEVYGNTVKDCMNGIGGTQADRGTNARTGATYNLKNLYVHDNTITQNTGSAAGIVKSSKLDNSVFTSWNNRFDKNTYHLGASSGKYFEWLNAAETLTAWERRGWDQ; encoded by the coding sequence TAACATCCTGGTAAAAGGCAATGAGATCTATCAGAACAATTATGCCGGCTATTCTTATGACTGGGAAGCCGGCGGGGCCAAGATCGGCTCCTATTCGACGCACGTGACCTTTGACAGCAACTACGTGCATGACAACAAGGGGCCGGGGTTGCACGGGGATATCGGCTGCGATTATTTCGTTTTTGAGAACAACCACACGGCGCGGAATGTGGGCAGCGGCATCCATTGGGAAATCAGCTACCATGCGGTGATCCGGAACAATCTGATTGAAGACGACGGCTTTTCACCGGACGGAACCACGTTCTGGTACGGAGGCGGGATTCTGGTGTCAAACTCCGAGAACGTGGAGGTCTACGGCAATACGGTGAAGGATTGCATGAACGGAATCGGAGGGACTCAGGCAGACCGCGGAACCAACGCCAGGACGGGCGCCACCTATAATCTTAAGAACCTCTACGTCCACGACAACACCATCACCCAGAACACGGGCTCCGCGGCCGGAATTGTCAAGTCTTCAAAACTCGATAACTCTGTGTTTACCTCCTGGAACAACCGCTTCGACAAGAATACCTATCACTTGGGGGCGTCATCAGGAAAATATTTTGAATGGTTGAATGCCGCGGAAACACTTACGGCTTGGGAAAGGCGCGGCTGGGACCAGTAG
- a CDS encoding polysaccharide deacetylase family protein produces MITTARSVPVSPNVARPQAGGPPPRIVTTSWDDGDPLDFRIAEMLHARKLPATFYVPITGHHGARALGRSELRTLSKEGFEIGGHGFSHLILPQCSRKVVRQEVEVCKHSLEDILGKEVRMFAYPRGRHSTVAVRSVKRAGYAGARTTEMFSLDLHFDPYRMPTTIHVFPHSKSEYLRNMARAVDVGKAWKYLRQLWHVKSWVELSKVLFDSTMQECGVFHLYGHSWEIDELGLWDDLEEILDYICNRKNVLYLPNSEALAYRTVRRFLPLKNHCALEG; encoded by the coding sequence ATGATCACGACAGCCAGAAGCGTCCCGGTTTCCCCGAACGTCGCTAGGCCTCAGGCCGGAGGCCCGCCGCCCCGCATCGTTACGACGAGCTGGGACGACGGCGACCCCCTTGACTTCCGGATCGCTGAAATGCTTCATGCGCGCAAACTACCTGCGACGTTTTACGTTCCCATCACGGGACACCACGGCGCCCGTGCGCTTGGCCGAAGTGAATTGCGGACACTCAGCAAGGAGGGTTTTGAGATCGGCGGACACGGATTTTCACACCTCATTCTCCCTCAATGCTCCAGAAAAGTTGTCAGGCAGGAAGTTGAAGTCTGCAAGCATAGTCTTGAAGACATCCTGGGCAAAGAGGTGCGCATGTTTGCTTACCCTCGCGGACGCCACAGCACTGTGGCAGTCCGGTCTGTCAAGCGCGCAGGGTACGCCGGCGCCCGGACGACGGAGATGTTTTCTCTGGACCTCCATTTCGACCCTTACCGGATGCCAACCACCATCCACGTCTTTCCACACTCAAAATCAGAGTACCTGCGCAACATGGCAAGGGCCGTGGATGTGGGGAAGGCATGGAAATACCTCCGGCAATTGTGGCACGTGAAAAGCTGGGTGGAGCTGTCCAAAGTCCTGTTTGATTCCACGATGCAGGAGTGCGGTGTTTTTCACCTTTACGGCCATTCCTGGGAGATTGATGAGTTGGGGCTCTGGGATGACCTCGAAGAGATCCTGGACTACATTTGCAATCGAAAAAACGTCCTGTATTTGCCGAATAGCGAAGCCTTGGCGTACCGAACGGTCAGACGCTTCCTGCCTCTCAAAAACCACTGCGCGCTGGAAGGATGA
- a CDS encoding glycosyltransferase family 4 protein gives MKILLVHNEYQQPGGEDTVFRLEHQLLSSFGHRVVTYRRTNLEINGYSTIRRLLMLRQMAWAEDSKRDVASILRQEKPDVVHVHNTFTQISPSIYTECVAAGVPVVQTLHNFRLLCPAATFYRDGRVCDECVTHGLGRSILHGCYRNSRCSTAAVTAMLAAHRRLGTWNRKITSYIALTEFARQQFIRGGLPSGKIHVKPNFAAPDPNQGTQSGGYAIYVGRLSPEKGLSTLLHAWHRLRNKLPLHIVGDGPLRPELNKYVEQRGLSSVRFMGRLDHAETQEAIKEARFLILPSVCYENFPMTIVEAFAGGTPVICSRLGAMREIVTHQRTGLHVDPSSSEQLADSVAWGWDHAPRMRAMGMAARREFELKYTAERNHSLLMDIYQQATQRPCAPDVQSHPQTEALETSNPGLC, from the coding sequence ATGAAAATTCTTCTCGTACATAACGAATACCAGCAGCCAGGCGGCGAAGACACCGTCTTCCGGCTTGAGCACCAGCTCCTTTCGAGCTTCGGACACCGCGTGGTGACTTACAGGCGCACCAATCTTGAGATTAATGGCTATTCGACTATTCGGCGTCTGCTGATGCTCAGGCAAATGGCGTGGGCCGAGGATTCGAAGCGCGACGTAGCCAGTATCCTCAGGCAAGAGAAACCTGACGTTGTCCATGTCCATAATACTTTCACGCAAATTTCCCCCTCCATCTACACAGAGTGTGTTGCCGCCGGGGTGCCGGTGGTGCAAACCCTTCACAACTTTCGACTGCTTTGTCCCGCCGCAACATTTTATCGCGACGGCCGCGTCTGCGATGAGTGTGTTACCCACGGTCTTGGACGAAGCATTTTGCACGGATGCTATCGAAATTCCCGCTGCTCGACAGCAGCCGTCACCGCGATGCTGGCGGCGCACCGAAGACTCGGGACCTGGAACCGTAAGATTACGTCCTACATTGCACTGACAGAGTTTGCCCGGCAGCAATTCATCAGGGGAGGACTTCCGAGTGGGAAAATCCACGTGAAACCCAACTTTGCGGCTCCCGACCCGAATCAGGGAACGCAAAGCGGCGGCTATGCCATCTATGTGGGGCGCTTGTCGCCAGAAAAAGGGCTGTCAACCTTGCTGCACGCATGGCATCGCCTCAGGAACAAGCTTCCGCTTCACATTGTGGGTGACGGTCCTTTGCGGCCGGAGTTGAACAAGTATGTCGAGCAAAGGGGGCTGTCGTCGGTCCGCTTCATGGGCCGGTTGGATCACGCGGAAACCCAGGAGGCCATCAAGGAGGCACGTTTCCTCATCCTGCCCAGCGTGTGCTACGAGAATTTTCCCATGACCATTGTGGAAGCCTTCGCCGGCGGAACTCCGGTGATTTGTTCCCGCCTGGGGGCTATGCGTGAAATTGTGACGCACCAGCGCACCGGTCTTCATGTCGATCCGAGCAGCAGTGAGCAACTCGCGGACAGCGTCGCCTGGGGATGGGATCACGCCCCGCGCATGCGAGCCATGGGGATGGCCGCGCGGCGGGAATTCGAACTCAAATACACTGCTGAAAGGAACCATTCGCTGCTGATGGATATTTACCAGCAGGCTACACAAAGGCCGTGCGCGCCGGATGTGCAGTCCCATCCTCAGACTGAAGCATTGGAGACGTCCAATCCTGGCCTCTGCTAA
- a CDS encoding WecB/TagA/CpsF family glycosyltransferase has protein sequence MPVFRVLGVPVNAIQIPGAIATMEGWIRKRAGTHFVTVTGMHGVVEAHHHDAFKNILNSADMVVPDGMPLVWMGRRHGFRMPRRVYGPELMETFFKQTGSRYSHFFYGGAEGVADLLARKMQLEYGIRIAGTFCPPFRRLTSEEESEVAGMIQSAAPDVLWVGLSTPKQEEWMWSFRERVGVPAMVGVGAAFDFHTGRARQAPVWMRENGLEWLFRLVSEPRRLWRRYLVYGSQFIWNVNLEILKLRKFN, from the coding sequence ATGCCAGTCTTTCGTGTTCTTGGAGTGCCTGTCAACGCAATCCAGATTCCCGGGGCCATTGCAACCATGGAGGGTTGGATCCGCAAGCGGGCCGGAACTCATTTTGTAACGGTCACGGGGATGCACGGCGTTGTAGAGGCGCATCACCATGACGCGTTCAAAAACATCTTGAACTCGGCGGACATGGTTGTTCCGGACGGAATGCCGCTCGTCTGGATGGGGCGAAGGCACGGATTTAGGATGCCCCGCCGGGTGTACGGCCCTGAGCTGATGGAAACATTCTTCAAGCAAACGGGAAGCCGCTACAGCCATTTCTTCTATGGCGGAGCCGAAGGTGTGGCTGATCTGCTAGCCCGCAAAATGCAGCTTGAATATGGCATCAGAATCGCCGGCACGTTTTGCCCGCCTTTCCGACGGCTGACCTCGGAAGAAGAGTCGGAGGTCGCGGGGATGATTCAATCGGCCGCGCCAGATGTGCTCTGGGTGGGCCTGAGCACGCCGAAACAGGAAGAGTGGATGTGGTCCTTCCGTGAAAGAGTTGGCGTGCCCGCGATGGTGGGGGTTGGGGCCGCATTCGATTTCCACACGGGGAGGGCCAGGCAGGCGCCCGTTTGGATGCGTGAAAACGGGCTGGAATGGCTCTTCCGCCTGGTTTCAGAGCCGCGCAGATTGTGGCGCCGCTATCTGGTTTACGGATCGCAGTTTATCTGGAACGTCAATCTGGAAATCCTCAAACTCAGAAAATTCAATTAG
- a CDS encoding SDR family NAD(P)-dependent oxidoreductase, with product MDWKKCNVLVTGGASFIGSTLVDALLRKGAKVRVVDDLSSGKLENIATHVMDQKVEFMENDLREPGVAENAVKGMDVVFHLAADHGGRGYVDLHQAACASNLMLDGVVFRACHKAQVGKVVYASSGCVYPNYIQTDPDQILYLTEDSAGPPYDADNMYGWAKLMAEMTLRAYSKEYGLKSASCRYFTVYGPRGVENHAVIAMIARAFVKQDPFVVWGTGEQIRNWTYIDDIVSGTILAAEKIDDGTAVNLGTMERIRVIDAAKEILRYMGHEARIEPHPEMPTGPYNRVADNSLARKLLGWEPKMMFMDGLHRTIDWYVSAREQEQVASTLEGMLTER from the coding sequence ATGGACTGGAAAAAGTGCAACGTCTTGGTTACAGGTGGAGCTTCATTCATTGGCTCGACCCTGGTTGATGCCCTGCTGAGGAAGGGCGCAAAAGTGCGTGTGGTGGATGACTTGAGCAGCGGAAAGCTTGAAAACATCGCCACTCACGTTATGGACCAGAAGGTGGAGTTCATGGAGAATGATCTCCGCGAACCGGGCGTTGCCGAAAACGCTGTCAAAGGAATGGATGTGGTGTTTCACCTGGCCGCCGACCATGGCGGGCGCGGCTATGTGGACCTGCATCAAGCGGCCTGCGCGTCAAACCTTATGTTGGATGGGGTGGTCTTTCGTGCCTGCCACAAGGCGCAAGTTGGCAAAGTGGTGTATGCCTCATCCGGCTGCGTCTACCCCAACTATATTCAGACCGACCCGGACCAGATACTCTATCTCACCGAGGATTCGGCCGGCCCGCCCTATGATGCGGACAATATGTACGGGTGGGCTAAGCTCATGGCCGAGATGACGCTCCGCGCCTATTCCAAGGAGTATGGCTTAAAGTCTGCTTCCTGCCGCTACTTCACTGTTTACGGGCCTCGTGGCGTCGAGAATCATGCTGTCATCGCCATGATCGCCCGCGCCTTCGTGAAGCAGGACCCGTTTGTTGTCTGGGGTACCGGGGAACAGATTCGAAACTGGACTTACATCGACGACATCGTCAGCGGCACCATTCTGGCGGCGGAGAAGATTGACGATGGCACGGCTGTGAACCTCGGCACAATGGAGCGCATCCGAGTGATTGATGCCGCCAAGGAAATCCTGCGGTATATGGGGCACGAGGCGCGGATTGAACCCCATCCGGAAATGCCAACAGGCCCTTACAATCGCGTGGCCGACAACTCACTGGCCAGGAAGCTGTTGGGATGGGAGCCGAAGATGATGTTCATGGACGGCCTCCACCGGACGATCGACTGGTATGTCTCCGCCAGAGAGCAGGAGCAGGTAGCATCCACCCTGGAAGGGATGCTGACAGAGAGGTAA
- a CDS encoding pilus assembly protein TadG-related protein, which produces MRLRTSRLDLNDKGVTLLIVAASLVMMLGMCALSIDLVAGYLARAQCQRAADAAALAGAKAFRDNCTSTGCTAGSSDETLASQNAIAVAAQNPVMGLAPTSSTVGTAFDYSHDVLPSGGSGEPQITVTVYRDSTHSDAMPTFFAKIFGINSMNVSASATAEAFNPGGTNTNVGVGCVKPFIVPNCDPNFPVRADISPSMANTNCHCGGTGVTQGDCPSGYTYSTSTPWVMSYYVYPNTSPNAGIALHPNDCVWDSSLNECAPTSGDIGAPWVLHSDLNNPVPSQWYTIAFTSQSGMAYSQYIRECASRSVACTGTLSTLNGKKVGPTDAGVDCLIHSCGGGGCSGQCPATGVVNNLPDGLNNGQDYMCAPYALPGANAQASCPTGSPASPFTVIAGANNPYGYNAGDQFRLPQGASDSYANVVLYDGSTLSPGGSTVTVQGYMSLFFQDALHFSTTDTINAVVVQVGGCGTGGSGGTPNVNSPGGGTFIPIRLIHN; this is translated from the coding sequence ATGCGACTCAGAACGAGTAGGCTGGATTTAAATGACAAGGGAGTGACGCTGCTTATCGTCGCCGCTTCCCTGGTGATGATGCTAGGGATGTGCGCACTTTCGATTGACCTGGTGGCAGGTTACCTGGCCCGAGCGCAATGCCAACGTGCCGCAGACGCCGCAGCGCTGGCGGGCGCGAAGGCATTTCGTGATAACTGTACTTCAACCGGCTGTACGGCAGGCAGTTCGGACGAGACTCTGGCCTCGCAGAATGCCATTGCCGTGGCCGCCCAGAACCCCGTGATGGGGCTTGCACCAACCTCCTCCACGGTTGGCACTGCATTTGATTATAGTCACGATGTCCTTCCAAGCGGAGGAAGCGGGGAACCACAGATAACGGTCACGGTTTACAGGGATTCAACCCACAGTGACGCCATGCCCACATTTTTTGCCAAGATTTTCGGCATCAACTCGATGAACGTTTCAGCCTCAGCCACAGCCGAGGCTTTTAATCCCGGCGGAACCAACACCAATGTCGGCGTGGGCTGCGTTAAGCCTTTTATCGTCCCGAACTGCGACCCCAACTTCCCGGTTCGCGCGGATATTAGCCCCTCTATGGCGAACACAAACTGTCATTGCGGCGGCACCGGTGTTACACAGGGCGATTGTCCTTCCGGCTATACGTACTCAACATCTACCCCATGGGTCATGTCCTACTACGTCTATCCCAATACGAGCCCTAATGCGGGCATCGCCCTCCATCCAAACGATTGCGTATGGGATTCATCCCTGAATGAATGCGCCCCGACTAGCGGTGATATCGGCGCGCCGTGGGTGCTGCACAGCGATCTCAATAACCCCGTCCCAAGCCAGTGGTACACAATTGCCTTTACCTCGCAGAGCGGCATGGCATACAGTCAGTACATCAGAGAATGTGCTTCCCGGTCTGTTGCCTGCACGGGTACCCTCAGTACTCTAAACGGCAAGAAAGTTGGCCCCACAGACGCCGGGGTTGATTGCCTGATCCACTCTTGCGGCGGTGGCGGTTGCAGCGGCCAGTGTCCCGCCACCGGCGTGGTCAACAACCTGCCCGATGGCCTGAACAATGGGCAGGATTATATGTGTGCTCCGTACGCGCTGCCGGGTGCCAACGCCCAGGCATCTTGTCCAACCGGCAGCCCAGCATCACCTTTCACAGTTATCGCGGGAGCGAACAATCCATATGGATACAACGCCGGTGATCAATTTAGACTACCTCAAGGAGCAAGCGATTCATATGCCAACGTAGTGTTGTACGACGGATCCACGCTTTCGCCGGGAGGAAGCACGGTCACGGTCCAGGGGTACATGAGTCTGTTTTTCCAAGATGCGCTGCACTTTTCCACTACCGATACAATCAATGCCGTCGTTGTACAGGTTGGAGGGTGCGGAACAGGCGGCTCAGGAGGGACACCGAACGTCAACAGTCCGGGCGGAGGGACATTCATCCCTATTCGACTGATTCACAATTAA
- a CDS encoding TadE family protein produces MKGSFRNEKIDKNSRTGASEPGERRTVWAYARRGPLRTGFRGIEGAELLEFAMALPLLLVLVVGIIDFARAYNTKHITSNTAREAARLISSTPLNDSDCPTAWTINSPGSGTPCAVQATAKTVANYLTAAGLNQGACLSTATATFAPVLTWTYACNNVTLVIYKAYDTPNPYDTTSPIKSTKVTISYPYTFMFGRIIGLLVPGATGPTGQYIFRSDAVMENITNGS; encoded by the coding sequence ATGAAAGGGTCATTCAGGAACGAGAAAATCGATAAGAATAGCCGGACTGGTGCCTCAGAGCCTGGTGAAAGGCGTACGGTCTGGGCATACGCGCGGCGGGGCCCTCTGCGGACAGGGTTCCGGGGCATCGAGGGCGCGGAACTCCTTGAGTTCGCCATGGCGTTACCTCTGTTGCTGGTACTGGTCGTGGGCATTATTGATTTTGCCCGAGCTTACAACACCAAGCATATAACGTCCAACACAGCTCGAGAAGCAGCTCGTCTCATTTCTTCCACGCCCTTAAACGATTCAGATTGCCCGACGGCATGGACCATCAATTCTCCCGGCAGCGGAACGCCGTGCGCAGTCCAGGCGACGGCGAAGACCGTGGCGAATTACCTGACGGCAGCCGGATTGAATCAGGGGGCCTGCCTAAGTACAGCAACAGCTACATTCGCGCCGGTGCTGACCTGGACGTACGCGTGCAACAACGTGACCCTGGTTATTTACAAAGCTTATGACACGCCGAACCCGTATGACACAACCTCCCCAATCAAAAGCACGAAAGTAACGATTTCTTATCCGTACACTTTTATGTTTGGCAGGATTATCGGCCTTCTTGTGCCGGGTGCGACCGGCCCTACAGGCCAGTACATATTTAGGTCCGACGCCGTAATGGAGAACATTACGAACGGAAGCTAG
- a CDS encoding TadE family protein — protein sequence MVAYPRISVLPGAISFRRWREESGAELVEAALVIPILMMLLLGTVWLGRAYNVYETITRAAREGARYAVLPSCATCNPGANQTMETYTSAGTTSSPACISNPTYEFTNYVAPSLLASHLDPNNTVVQQTLCQQAVVMNPTSDSSSQQCGIEVSFKYPLRLAIPFTSLNASTINIATSVTMRMENQPVDGATGQPTCP from the coding sequence ATGGTCGCATATCCTCGAATCTCGGTCCTGCCTGGCGCCATATCCTTCAGGAGATGGAGAGAAGAATCAGGCGCCGAACTCGTCGAAGCCGCTTTGGTCATTCCTATCCTGATGATGCTGCTTTTGGGAACGGTCTGGCTGGGACGGGCTTATAACGTTTATGAAACCATTACGCGCGCTGCCCGGGAAGGGGCACGTTACGCTGTTCTGCCCAGTTGCGCAACCTGCAATCCCGGCGCAAATCAAACGATGGAAACATACACCTCTGCAGGAACCACCAGTTCTCCGGCTTGTATATCAAACCCAACTTACGAATTCACAAACTACGTCGCTCCCTCGCTTCTTGCATCGCATCTTGACCCAAACAACACAGTGGTACAGCAGACGCTTTGCCAGCAGGCCGTGGTGATGAATCCAACAAGCGACTCCAGCTCTCAGCAATGCGGAATAGAAGTCAGCTTTAAGTACCCACTCCGCCTTGCCATTCCGTTTACGTCCTTAAACGCTTCGACAATTAATATTGCGACGAGCGTGACGATGCGCATGGAAAATCAGCCTGTCGATGGTGCGACTGGCCAACCGACTTGCCCCTGA